The following proteins are encoded in a genomic region of Amia ocellicauda isolate fAmiCal2 chromosome 6, fAmiCal2.hap1, whole genome shotgun sequence:
- the rpl8 gene encoding large ribosomal subunit protein uL2, with product MGRVIRGQRKGAGSVFKAHVKHRKGAAKLRSIDFAERHGYIKGIVKDIIHDPGRGAPLAKVAFRDPYRFKKRTELFIAAEGIHTGQFIYCGKKAQLNIGNVLPVGTMPEGTIVCCLEEKPGDRGKLARASGNYATVISHNPETKKSRVKLPSGSKKVISSANRAVVGLVAGGGRIDKPILKAGRAYHKYKAKRNCWPRVRGVAMNPVEHPFGGGNHQHIGKPSTIRRDAPAGRKVGLIAARRTGRLRGTKTVQEKEN from the exons ATGGGACGTGTCATCAGAGGACAGAGAAAAGGTGCGGGCTCCGTCTTCAAGGCCCACGTCAAGCACAGGAAGGGGGCTGCCAAGCTCAGATCTATTGACTTCGCTGAGCGCCATGGCTACATCAAGGGGATCGTGAAG GATATCATTCACGATCCTGGCCGTGGAGCCCCCCTGGCCAAGGTGGCCTTCAGGGACCCCTACAGATTCAAGAAGAGGACTGAACTCTTCATCGCAGCGGAGGGCATCCACACCGGACAGTTCATCTACTGTGGCAAGAAGG CTCAGCTGAACATTGGCAATGTGCTGCCAGTGGGCACCATGCCCGAGGGTACCATTGTGTGCTGCCTGGAGGAGAAACCTGGTGACCGTGGCAAGCTGGCTCGTGCCTCCGGGAACTACGCCACAGTCATCTCCCACAACCCAGAAACCAAGAAATCCAGAGTGAAGCTGCCCTCCGGCTCCAAGAAAGTCATCTCTTCTGCCAACAGAGCCGTTGTCG GTCTCGTTGCTGGTGGTGGTCGTATTGACAAGCCCATCCTGAAGGCGGGTCGTGCCTACCACAAGTACAAGGCCAAGAGAAACTGCTGGCCCCGTGTCCGTGGTGTGGCCATGAAC CCTGTTGAGCATCCCTTCGGTGGTGGTAACCATCAGCATATTGGCAAGCCCTCCACTATCAGGAGGGACGCCCCAGCTGGTCGTAAGGTCGGTCTCATCGCTGCCCGTCGTACTGGCAGACTGCGTGGAACAAAGACCGTCCAGGAGAAGGAAAACTAA